The Sulfurihydrogenibium sp. YO3AOP1 genome has a window encoding:
- a CDS encoding hydrogenase — protein MIKFLVEFFGAMSLFLAIAQLSSNRLNLSIKIYQLQSVFLSMSILFIGIVSSEFELYISSFLNFLIKVILIPFFLFKVVEKIKLDREVSMYLNITNSLLFSILIVIFSFYISNKIDITGEVIAKQIFPLSLGIIFIGIFIMISRKKALSQIIGFLTMENGILLAGTSLTKGMPMIVEIGVFFDVFVGVLMAGVLVFQIKTTIENIDTSRLSDLKE, from the coding sequence ATGATTAAATTTTTAGTTGAATTTTTCGGGGCTATGTCTCTTTTCCTTGCAATAGCTCAGTTATCAAGCAATAGACTGAATCTTTCTATAAAGATTTATCAGCTTCAATCTGTGTTTCTTTCAATGTCTATCTTGTTTATTGGGATTGTATCTTCTGAATTTGAATTATATATTTCAAGCTTTTTAAACTTTCTAATTAAAGTTATTCTTATACCATTCTTTTTATTTAAAGTAGTTGAAAAGATTAAGCTTGATAGGGAAGTTTCAATGTATCTGAACATTACAAACTCTTTACTTTTTTCAATTTTAATAGTTATATTCTCGTTTTATATCTCCAACAAGATTGATATAACAGGCGAGGTTATAGCAAAACAGATTTTTCCGTTATCCTTAGGAATTATCTTTATTGGAATTTTCATCATGATTTCAAGAAAAAAAGCCTTATCTCAGATTATTGGTTTTTTGACAATGGAAAATGGAATACTTCTTGCCGGAACTTCTCTAACAAAAGGTATGCCGATGATAGTCGAAATTGGAGTATTTTTTGACGTTTTTGTTGGTGTTTTGATGGCTGGTGTGCTTGTATTTCAAATTAAAACTACTATTGAAAACATTGATACATCAAGACTATCAGACCTTAAGGAGTAA
- a CDS encoding NADH-quinone oxidoreductase subunit H — protein sequence MENIVIGLLQFVILVAISPFIKTFIHKIKCILRGQKGPPLTQAYKDIYRLFKKEVVISKDASFISRMAPYVVFVSTLWAATFLPVINKYTLLNFTGDIIALAYILALGVFFIALYGMDQASAFGGLGSSREITIAALSEASFMLIIFTFALQTGSTNIGEIFEKVHQFGISHVPVSVAFALISLLIVSLAENARIPFDNPETHLELTMVHEAMILEASGRHLALFELSSYIKLTIFLTLASNLFFPLGFYKDTSILFIILGVVVYILKMLLFAVPVALIEMSMAKFRFFRVPEILTLAFILSLISLIIYNT from the coding sequence ATGGAAAATATAGTTATTGGGCTTTTACAGTTTGTTATTTTAGTAGCTATCTCTCCATTTATAAAAACGTTTATTCATAAAATAAAATGCATTTTGAGAGGTCAAAAAGGACCTCCTTTGACACAAGCTTATAAAGATATTTACAGACTTTTTAAAAAGGAAGTTGTGATTTCAAAAGATGCTTCTTTTATATCAAGAATGGCTCCTTACGTAGTTTTTGTTTCTACATTATGGGCTGCAACATTTTTACCTGTGATTAATAAGTACACTTTACTGAATTTTACAGGAGACATAATAGCTTTGGCTTATATTTTGGCTCTTGGTGTGTTTTTTATAGCTTTGTATGGTATGGATCAAGCAAGTGCATTTGGTGGGCTTGGTTCAAGTAGGGAGATTACAATAGCTGCATTGTCTGAAGCTTCTTTTATGCTTATAATCTTTACCTTTGCTCTTCAAACCGGAAGTACAAATATAGGAGAGATTTTTGAGAAGGTTCATCAGTTTGGCATCTCACATGTTCCTGTTTCCGTAGCCTTTGCTTTGATATCTTTGTTGATAGTATCTTTGGCTGAAAATGCAAGAATTCCATTTGATAATCCTGAAACACACTTGGAACTTACAATGGTTCATGAAGCTATGATTTTAGAAGCATCCGGGAGACATTTAGCACTTTTTGAGCTGTCTTCATACATAAAGCTGACTATATTTTTAACTTTGGCGTCAAATCTTTTCTTTCCTCTTGGATTTTATAAAGATACTTCAATCTTATTCATTATATTAGGTGTTGTTGTATATATTTTAAAGATGCTTCTATTTGCTGTACCTGTTGCTTTGATTGAGATGAGCATGGCTAAATTTAGATTTTTCAGAGTGCCTGAAATTCTTACACTGGCTTTCATACTTTCGTTGATTTCTTTGATTATTTACAACACGTGA
- a CDS encoding proton-conducting transporter membrane subunit: MEISEEPFYLPILILPLILSFIPRFSLILQSLLSLILLIISISLILSRTDFIVSFQSVIPFLTFSYKVDNLSLFFVGLVSLLSFASSIYSVSYIKEFENQKVLTFLYNLFIFSMIMVILSANVPTFLIWWEIMSVVSFLLVIFDYKKQENLNAGIFYIFMTHLGTTFIIISFILLYIYSGSLEFKDFVNVNLPEDVKFLVFLTSLIGFGTKAGIFLLHFWLPKAHPVAPSNVSALMSGVMIKTAIYMLIRFYFEFLKDMPVAFGYIVLFIGALSAIYGILYAYVQTDIKKMLAYSSMENIGIILIAVGLAMIFKSSHVWILMGISFIAVLYHTLNHTVFKGLLFLGAGSVLFKTHTKNMEELGGLNKIMPKTGILFLIGILGITALPPFNGFVSEWLIYQSLLFGSKLNYEFISFTMPLFASVLALTGAFALGSFAKLYGTVFLGIGRTDKVKKASESDGFMLTGMGFLAFMVVILGLIPILPVYVIDEVLKQTASFSIYNYIIYKNGLLLISTDYDFGRISTSILAIAGIVIFVITYFLIRKIGNGNVREYETWACGLGESNLTVKAQYSASGFSQPIRRILSFVYKIKESLSFSGKKYFLPKKTYKLEIIDRIEDLALSLTDIFIKIVLKVRYFIQPGIIHVYIAYIILTLIAFIFYAVR; encoded by the coding sequence TTGGAGATTTCGGAAGAACCATTTTACCTACCGATACTTATTTTACCATTAATTTTATCATTCATTCCAAGATTTTCTTTAATTCTTCAAAGCTTACTAAGTTTGATATTACTTATAATTTCCATAAGTTTGATACTTTCAAGGACTGATTTTATAGTTTCATTTCAATCTGTTATTCCTTTCTTAACATTTAGCTATAAAGTGGATAATCTAAGTCTGTTTTTTGTTGGGCTTGTGTCTTTGTTATCTTTTGCTTCATCAATATATTCTGTTTCTTATATTAAAGAATTTGAAAATCAAAAAGTTTTAACGTTTTTATATAACTTGTTTATTTTTTCTATGATTATGGTGATTTTATCTGCAAACGTTCCTACCTTTTTGATTTGGTGGGAGATAATGTCCGTCGTTTCTTTCTTGCTTGTTATTTTTGACTATAAAAAGCAAGAGAATTTAAACGCCGGGATTTTTTATATATTTATGACACATCTTGGAACAACTTTTATAATCATCTCTTTTATACTGCTTTATATCTACTCCGGCAGTCTTGAGTTTAAAGATTTTGTAAATGTAAATTTGCCTGAAGATGTAAAATTTTTAGTATTTTTAACTTCTTTGATTGGCTTTGGGACAAAGGCCGGTATTTTTCTGCTTCATTTTTGGCTTCCAAAGGCTCATCCTGTTGCTCCTTCTAATGTTTCCGCTTTAATGTCTGGGGTAATGATAAAAACGGCTATATACATGCTCATAAGATTTTATTTTGAGTTTTTAAAGGATATGCCTGTAGCTTTTGGATACATTGTTTTATTCATTGGGGCTTTGTCTGCAATCTATGGAATTCTGTATGCTTACGTACAAACAGATATTAAAAAGATGCTGGCTTACTCTTCTATGGAAAATATCGGAATAATCTTAATTGCTGTTGGTCTTGCTATGATTTTTAAATCTTCCCATGTATGGATTTTAATGGGAATATCTTTTATTGCTGTCTTGTACCATACTTTAAACCATACGGTGTTTAAGGGTTTATTATTCTTAGGGGCTGGTTCTGTCTTATTTAAAACACATACTAAAAATATGGAAGAGCTTGGCGGTTTAAATAAAATTATGCCAAAGACTGGAATTTTATTTTTAATTGGTATTCTTGGAATAACCGCTTTACCACCGTTTAATGGGTTTGTCAGCGAATGGCTTATCTACCAATCTTTGTTATTTGGCAGTAAGTTAAACTATGAGTTTATATCTTTTACAATGCCTTTGTTTGCTTCTGTTTTGGCTTTAACCGGGGCTTTTGCTCTTGGTAGCTTTGCTAAACTCTATGGAACTGTATTTCTTGGAATAGGAAGAACAGACAAAGTTAAAAAGGCTTCAGAATCTGACGGTTTTATGCTTACAGGAATGGGATTTTTGGCTTTTATGGTTGTAATCTTAGGCTTGATTCCTATTTTACCTGTTTATGTCATTGATGAAGTTTTAAAACAGACAGCATCTTTTTCTATATACAACTACATAATCTATAAAAACGGCTTACTGCTAATCTCAACAGATTACGACTTTGGAAGAATTTCAACTTCAATTTTAGCCATAGCCGGAATTGTTATTTTTGTAATTACCTACTTCTTGATTAGAAAAATAGGAAATGGCAATGTGAGAGAATACGAGACTTGGGCTTGTGGTCTTGGAGAAAGCAATCTTACAGTTAAAGCTCAGTACAGTGCATCCGGATTTTCTCAGCCTATCAGAAGAATTTTATCTTTTGTTTATAAAATCAAAGAGAGTCTATCTTTCAGTGGCAAAAAATATTTTCTTCCAAAGAAGACTTACAAATTGGAAATCATAGATAGAATAGAAGATCTAGCTTTATCTCTTACAGATATCTTTATCAAGATTGTTTTAAAAGTAAGGTATTTCATTCAACCTGGAATTATTCATGTTTACATTGCATACATCATTCTTACTTTGATTGCCTTTATTTTCTATGCTGTGAGGTAG
- a CDS encoding cation-transporting P-type ATPase — protein sequence MKINEVSKEEVFSLLKTSEKGLTEKEAKKRLSQYGYNEIEEVKKSPIIFKFLRQFTHFFAIILWVAAGLAFLSDLINPAEEMKSLGFAIILVIVINAVFAFIQEYKAEKSIEKLRLLVPRRCRVIRDGIEKEISATELVPGDIIILSEGDKVPADARVIESNSLTVNNAPLTGESIPIVLTCKPFFGELIKSNNVAFAGSMVISGSGKAVVFATGMNTEFGKIAHLTQTVQAEETPLQKEITKTSKIIALVAISIGIIFFVIGSFIGRNFTENFIFAIGVIVALVPEGMLPTVTLSLAIGSQRMLRRNALVKTLTAVEALGSITVICTDKTGTITQNKMAVKDVWIFDESSKDMLMKIAYLCNNAEIVNNEYKGDPTEVALLKYVREKYGDINAERFLEIPFDYERKMMTTGNIINGRRIFLTKGAVEKVLPLCKYALIKGEKIILDESLKQKILNKNNELMDKGLRVLCFAFSETWPEKDMVFVGLVGLEDPPRPGVKDAIKTAHEAGIKIILITGDASRTALAISKEIGLVKRNPVIIESEEFHKLSDNELKNKLSSKEIIFTRMSPADKLRIVTLLQEMGERVAVTGDGVNDTPALKKADIGIAMGSGTDVAKEVAEIILLDDNFATIISAIEEGRTIYENIKKFISYFFTSNVAELIPYIAYAIFRIPLPLKIMQVLAIDLGTDILPGLALGAEKPTKEVMKKPPRSHKERLIDSFILIRSFLILGPIEAAAGLFGFFYVLYSGGWHWNEPISSSNILYMQATTACLTGIVITQVANGFASRTFKEPVFKIGLFSNKFLIFGILFEILLQIFIVYHPLGNKIFSTYPIPIKIWLILIPFAILLFTIEEFRKNLIIKDNQKL from the coding sequence ATGAAAATAAATGAAGTTTCTAAAGAAGAGGTTTTTTCATTACTTAAGACCTCGGAAAAAGGTCTTACAGAAAAAGAAGCTAAAAAGCGACTTTCTCAATATGGATATAATGAAATTGAGGAAGTTAAAAAATCTCCTATCATTTTTAAGTTTTTACGTCAGTTTACTCATTTTTTTGCAATCATTTTATGGGTTGCTGCAGGCTTAGCATTCCTTTCAGATTTAATTAATCCTGCGGAAGAAATGAAAAGTCTTGGTTTTGCGATAATTTTGGTTATTGTTATAAACGCTGTCTTTGCTTTTATTCAAGAGTATAAAGCTGAAAAATCTATTGAAAAGCTTAGACTTTTGGTTCCTCGCCGTTGTAGAGTGATAAGAGATGGTATTGAAAAAGAAATCTCTGCAACGGAGCTTGTTCCAGGAGACATAATTATTCTTTCAGAAGGAGATAAAGTTCCGGCAGATGCAAGGGTTATAGAGTCAAATTCTCTCACAGTAAATAATGCACCTCTTACAGGAGAATCTATTCCTATAGTTCTTACATGTAAACCTTTCTTTGGAGAATTAATCAAGAGCAATAATGTAGCTTTTGCTGGAAGTATGGTTATTTCAGGAAGTGGTAAAGCGGTTGTTTTTGCAACCGGCATGAATACTGAGTTTGGAAAAATTGCACATCTTACGCAAACTGTTCAAGCTGAAGAAACACCGCTTCAAAAAGAAATCACAAAAACATCAAAAATCATAGCCTTAGTTGCTATTTCAATAGGAATTATCTTTTTTGTTATCGGTAGTTTTATTGGAAGGAATTTTACTGAAAACTTTATTTTTGCGATTGGTGTTATAGTTGCTTTGGTTCCTGAAGGGATGCTTCCAACCGTAACACTTTCGCTTGCTATAGGAAGTCAAAGAATGTTAAGAAGAAATGCTCTTGTTAAAACATTGACAGCAGTAGAAGCTTTAGGGAGTATAACTGTTATATGCACTGATAAAACAGGTACTATAACACAAAATAAAATGGCTGTTAAAGATGTTTGGATATTTGATGAAAGTTCAAAAGATATGTTAATGAAAATTGCTTATCTTTGCAATAATGCTGAGATTGTAAATAATGAATATAAAGGAGATCCAACAGAAGTTGCTCTATTGAAATACGTTAGAGAAAAGTATGGGGATATTAATGCAGAAAGGTTTTTAGAAATTCCTTTTGATTATGAAAGAAAAATGATGACAACGGGAAATATAATAAATGGAAGAAGAATATTTCTTACCAAAGGGGCAGTAGAAAAAGTTTTACCATTATGTAAGTATGCATTAATAAAAGGAGAAAAAATTATTTTAGATGAAAGTCTAAAGCAGAAGATTTTAAATAAAAATAATGAATTGATGGACAAAGGTTTGCGTGTTTTGTGTTTTGCTTTTTCTGAAACTTGGCCTGAAAAAGATATGGTTTTTGTTGGTTTAGTAGGATTAGAAGACCCACCAAGACCGGGAGTCAAAGATGCTATAAAAACAGCCCATGAAGCAGGGATAAAAATAATCTTAATTACAGGTGATGCAAGTAGGACAGCATTGGCGATATCAAAAGAAATTGGGCTTGTAAAAAGAAATCCTGTCATTATTGAAAGTGAAGAGTTTCATAAATTAAGTGATAATGAGCTTAAAAATAAGCTCTCTTCAAAAGAAATTATTTTTACAAGAATGTCTCCAGCAGATAAACTTAGAATTGTTACTCTATTACAAGAAATGGGAGAAAGAGTTGCTGTTACTGGAGATGGTGTAAATGATACACCTGCTTTAAAAAAAGCTGATATCGGTATTGCCATGGGAAGTGGAACTGATGTTGCTAAAGAAGTTGCTGAAATAATTCTCCTTGATGATAACTTTGCTACTATAATTTCTGCAATTGAAGAAGGAAGAACTATTTATGAAAACATTAAAAAATTTATTTCTTATTTCTTTACATCAAATGTAGCCGAATTAATTCCATACATAGCATATGCTATTTTTAGAATACCTCTTCCTTTAAAAATCATGCAGGTTCTTGCTATAGACTTAGGAACAGATATACTTCCAGGTCTTGCCCTTGGAGCTGAAAAACCAACCAAAGAAGTAATGAAAAAACCACCAAGGAGTCACAAAGAAAGGCTTATAGATTCTTTTATTCTTATAAGGTCTTTTTTGATTCTTGGACCTATAGAGGCAGCAGCTGGTTTATTTGGTTTCTTTTATGTCCTTTATTCAGGTGGATGGCATTGGAACGAACCAATTTCTTCATCAAATATTTTATATATGCAAGCAACCACAGCTTGTTTAACTGGGATTGTAATTACTCAAGTGGCAAATGGATTTGCTTCTCGGACTTTTAAAGAGCCAGTTTTTAAAATAGGTTTATTCTCAAACAAATTCTTAATTTTTGGAATACTTTTTGAGATTCTATTGCAAATTTTCATAGTTTACCATCCTTTAGGAAATAAAATATTTTCAACTTACCCAATTCCAATAAAAATTTGGCTGATTTTAATTCCTTTCGCTATTTTGTTATTCACAATAGAAGAGTTTAGAAAAAACTTGATTATAAAGGATAATCAAAAACTTTGA